The Campylobacter concisus genome has a window encoding:
- the pyrE gene encoding orotate phosphoribosyltransferase codes for MDLEKIYKDAGAYLEGHFLLSSGNHSQFYLQSAKVLEDPALAAKLADELARVIEKFGIKFDSVCSPALGGILAGYELARAAKKRFIFTERVDRVMSLRRGFEVKKGEKFIVCEDIITTGGSALEAAHVIERLGGEVVGFAALANRGFCKVANLGNDSKPNAKLPSDKPFFALGNFEFEIYEPEHCLLCKGGSKAIKPGSRGN; via the coding sequence ATGGATTTAGAGAAAATTTATAAGGATGCTGGGGCGTATTTAGAGGGGCACTTTTTGCTAAGTAGTGGCAACCACTCGCAGTTTTATCTGCAAAGTGCAAAGGTGCTTGAAGATCCTGCTCTTGCAGCAAAGCTAGCAGATGAGTTAGCGCGTGTGATAGAGAAATTTGGCATTAAATTTGATAGTGTTTGCTCGCCAGCGCTTGGCGGAATTTTGGCTGGATATGAGCTAGCTCGCGCGGCGAAAAAACGCTTTATATTTACTGAGCGCGTTGATAGGGTGATGAGCTTAAGGCGCGGTTTTGAAGTGAAAAAGGGCGAGAAATTCATAGTTTGTGAAGACATCATCACAACTGGCGGCTCTGCGCTTGAAGCAGCGCACGTGATAGAGAGACTTGGTGGCGAGGTAGTTGGCTTTGCGGCACTTGCAAACCGCGGCTTTTGTAAGGTTGCAAATTTAGGCAATGACTCAAAGCCAAATGCAAAACTGCCAAGTGACAAGCCATTTTTCGCTTTGGGAAATTTTGAATTTGAAATTTACGAGCCAGAGCACTGTCTGCTTTGCAAAGGCGGTAGCAAGGCTATTAAGCCTGGAAGTAGAGGCAACTAA
- a CDS encoding Na+/H+ antiporter NhaC family protein, whose translation MLLFNPVVFSILVMTVLCLLRFNILLSILISALVAGVMYKHGFSGFESGLASGFESFFTALKETTQSLISGMQGNLETSLSYILLGALAAAIANTNLTAILINAMSKFLSSNKVIFTLTIAFIACLSQNLIPVHIAFIPILIPPLLALMNKMGIDRRAVACALTFGLQAPYVSISVGFGLLFHNILKKELANNGINTTISDISSVMWIGGASMFVGLILAILFYSKKRIYKTSKFEKAELDEIERAKSLEMTKKEWAVLAGAVVAFVVQIYTSLLPLGALLGLLVMVVFGGIEYKKVDKIMDNGLAMMGFIAFIMLVAAGYGTILRESGGIDELVKYASLVSGGKIGGAFLMLLIGLLVTMGIGTSFGTIPILASIYVPLCLSLGFGVPAIILLVGIAAALGDAGSPASDSTLGPTSGLNADGEHNHIYDTCVPTFIFFNIPLIIGGIVGAMILG comes from the coding sequence ATGCTTCTCTTTAACCCTGTTGTTTTTAGTATTTTGGTGATGACGGTGCTATGTTTGCTGCGCTTTAACATCCTCCTTTCTATCCTCATCTCAGCCCTTGTCGCTGGTGTCATGTATAAGCATGGTTTTAGTGGATTTGAAAGTGGTTTGGCAAGCGGTTTTGAGAGCTTTTTTACGGCTCTAAAAGAGACTACGCAAAGCCTCATAAGCGGCATGCAAGGCAACCTTGAAACCTCTCTTAGCTACATCTTGCTAGGTGCTCTTGCAGCTGCCATAGCAAATACAAATTTAACAGCCATTTTGATAAATGCAATGAGTAAATTTCTTAGCTCAAACAAGGTCATTTTTACGCTAACCATCGCATTTATCGCTTGTTTGTCTCAAAATTTGATCCCAGTTCATATAGCTTTTATACCTATCTTGATCCCGCCACTTCTTGCTCTTATGAATAAAATGGGCATAGATAGACGCGCGGTGGCTTGCGCTCTTACATTTGGACTTCAAGCGCCTTATGTGAGCATTAGCGTCGGCTTTGGTCTGCTTTTTCACAATATCCTTAAAAAAGAGCTAGCCAACAACGGCATAAATACAACCATCTCAGACATCTCATCAGTCATGTGGATAGGCGGTGCGTCGATGTTTGTGGGGCTCATCTTAGCCATACTTTTTTATAGTAAAAAAAGGATTTATAAAACTTCTAAATTTGAAAAGGCCGAGCTTGATGAGATCGAGCGTGCAAAAAGCCTTGAGATGACTAAAAAAGAGTGGGCGGTCTTAGCTGGTGCGGTTGTCGCTTTTGTCGTGCAAATTTACACTTCACTCTTGCCACTTGGCGCGTTACTTGGACTTTTGGTAATGGTTGTTTTTGGCGGTATCGAATATAAAAAAGTAGATAAGATCATGGATAATGGCCTTGCTATGATGGGTTTTATCGCATTTATTATGCTTGTTGCTGCTGGATATGGCACCATTTTAAGAGAGAGTGGCGGTATAGACGAGCTTGTAAAATACGCTAGTTTGGTCTCAGGCGGCAAGATAGGCGGAGCATTTTTGATGCTACTTATCGGACTTTTAGTCACGATGGGCATAGGCACTAGCTTTGGCACTATCCCTATCTTAGCCTCTATCTACGTGCCACTTTGCCTTAGCCTTGGCTTTGGCGTGCCAGCTATCATCTTGCTAGTTGGTATAGCAGCGGCTCTAGGCGACGCTGGAAGCCCAGCAAGCGACAGCACACTTGGACCAACGAGCGGTCTAAACGCTGATGGTGAGCACAACCACATATATGATACTTGCGTGCCTACATTTATATTTTTTAACATCCCGCTAATCATCGGTGGCATCGTAGGAGCCATGATACTTGGATAA
- the flgE gene encoding flagellar hook protein FlgE yields MMRSLWSGVSGLQAHQIAMDVEGNNIANVNTYGFKYNRANFADILSQTPRVATAPQGQLGGQNAMQIGLGTTINSTTRIFSQGTLTATDKQTDLALQGNGFFVVSPDGGTTRYYTRNGDFVRDKAGNFVNNSGYIVQGWTRDDETGTIDSTGPISNIVIKEGLTTPARATTEVKIKGNLDSGNSIGQRSTPIYALDSVAGGRDYNNDGILNANEVHNENDTNNDEFYTNSRNEQILTERGVDLGVTFDELGNGLALRDGQGIWVSYANAKTEKFSIGSPAAQTIGQINPAETLDITINGTTIKSQAGTMTSISDVAAAINAQYNKTGVRAEISEGNKLTLINRNNSGTTEETKNIHLVVNAGNTVGGLASKDIITAYQYVYTSSQTTAVHPNNDKIARQITTTEDLRAAMQEDARNHVDYNGDGLIRANSDVLDAAKEATAAHKIAPGTGGAAITNPAYATIYNTAYAGATGTPDQKHAAAVAALQAIAGDDTNDGVKITVNKLGQFQLENPTNEIADQALYMTTTGLTKPAQGTNSAAVNENVRFTNIMKALDGALSPGQALRASGKMMMSSHGSTAEIFDSLGSKHTVSIRWAKTGTTTDGGTEWNMIIQVPEPAKINYTGEGPDNVVTGSVRFNSNGSLASFHPATITFSANNGSQSGQNVSLNFGLGTDFNGLTSFDKDSSTESISQDGYTGGTLNGLKVDETGTIIGSFTNGQSFGLAQVALASFTNNEGLQSEGGNVFSQTANSGEAVIGAAGTGDKGTIAASKLEASNVDLSRALTDLIVIQRGFQANSKTITTSDEMLNTLLQLKQ; encoded by the coding sequence ATGATGAGATCACTTTGGTCTGGTGTTTCAGGCCTACAAGCCCACCAGATAGCCATGGACGTAGAAGGCAACAATATCGCAAACGTCAATACCTATGGTTTTAAATACAACCGCGCAAATTTTGCTGATATACTAAGCCAAACTCCAAGAGTTGCTACCGCTCCACAAGGCCAGCTAGGCGGTCAAAACGCTATGCAAATAGGTCTAGGAACGACTATAAACTCAACTACAAGAATTTTCTCACAAGGCACACTAACAGCCACTGATAAGCAAACCGACCTTGCTCTTCAAGGAAATGGCTTCTTTGTCGTCTCTCCAGATGGCGGAACGACAAGATACTATACAAGAAACGGCGATTTCGTCCGTGATAAGGCTGGTAACTTTGTAAACAACAGCGGCTACATCGTTCAAGGCTGGACTAGAGATGATGAGACTGGCACTATCGATTCAACTGGCCCTATAAGCAACATCGTCATCAAAGAAGGTCTTACAACTCCAGCAAGAGCGACAACAGAAGTTAAAATAAAAGGCAACCTTGACTCAGGTAACAGCATCGGTCAAAGAAGCACACCTATCTACGCTCTTGACTCAGTTGCAGGCGGACGCGACTACAATAACGATGGAATTTTAAACGCTAACGAAGTTCATAACGAAAACGATACAAACAACGACGAATTTTATACAAACTCAAGAAACGAGCAAATCTTAACAGAGCGTGGCGTCGATCTTGGTGTTACATTTGACGAGCTTGGAAACGGACTTGCACTAAGAGACGGACAAGGTATCTGGGTAAGCTACGCAAATGCTAAGACTGAGAAATTTAGTATAGGAAGTCCTGCAGCTCAAACAATCGGTCAAATAAATCCAGCAGAAACACTTGATATCACAATAAATGGTACAACTATCAAATCTCAAGCTGGTACGATGACAAGCATCAGTGATGTTGCAGCTGCTATCAACGCTCAGTACAATAAAACTGGTGTTAGAGCTGAAATTTCAGAAGGCAACAAACTAACACTTATAAATAGAAACAACTCGGGCACAACTGAAGAGACAAAAAATATTCACTTAGTGGTAAATGCTGGAAACACAGTTGGTGGTCTAGCTAGTAAAGATATCATCACAGCTTATCAATATGTCTATACAAGCTCACAAACAACAGCTGTTCATCCAAATAATGACAAGATAGCAAGACAGATTACTACAACAGAAGATCTTCGTGCTGCTATGCAAGAGGATGCTAGAAACCACGTTGATTATAACGGCGATGGCCTAATAAGAGCAAATTCAGATGTACTTGATGCTGCAAAAGAAGCAACAGCGGCTCACAAGATAGCTCCAGGCACTGGTGGCGCAGCTATAACAAATCCAGCTTATGCAACAATATACAATACAGCTTATGCAGGAGCAACTGGCACACCTGATCAAAAACACGCAGCAGCTGTCGCGGCACTTCAGGCAATTGCTGGAGATGATACAAACGATGGCGTAAAGATCACTGTAAATAAACTAGGTCAATTTCAACTAGAAAATCCTACAAACGAAATAGCTGATCAAGCCCTTTATATGACTACAACTGGTCTTACAAAACCAGCTCAAGGTACAAACAGCGCAGCAGTAAATGAAAACGTTCGCTTTACAAACATCATGAAAGCACTTGATGGCGCGCTAAGCCCAGGTCAAGCTCTAAGAGCAAGTGGCAAGATGATGATGTCAAGCCACGGCTCAACGGCTGAAATTTTTGACTCACTTGGCTCAAAACACACAGTTAGTATCAGATGGGCAAAGACAGGTACTACAACAGATGGTGGCACTGAATGGAATATGATCATCCAAGTGCCAGAGCCTGCTAAGATAAACTATACAGGCGAGGGTCCAGACAACGTCGTAACTGGTTCAGTTAGGTTTAACTCAAACGGCTCACTTGCTAGTTTTCACCCAGCTACGATAACATTTTCAGCTAACAACGGCTCACAAAGTGGTCAAAATGTTAGTTTAAATTTTGGCTTGGGAACAGACTTTAACGGACTAACAAGCTTTGATAAAGACTCATCAACTGAGTCTATCTCACAAGATGGCTACACAGGTGGTACGCTAAATGGTTTGAAGGTAGATGAAACAGGAACTATCATAGGCTCATTTACAAACGGACAAAGCTTTGGTCTAGCTCAAGTTGCACTTGCTAGCTTTACAAACAACGAGGGTCTTCAAAGTGAGGGCGGAAACGTCTTTTCACAAACTGCTAACTCAGGCGAAGCAGTCATCGGCGCAGCAGGCACAGGTGATAAAGGTACGATCGCAGCTTCAAAACTAGAAGCTAGTAACGTCGATCTAAGCCGTGCGCTAACAGATCTTATCGTCATCCAAAGAGGTTTTCAAGCAAACTCAAAAACGATCACGACAAGCGATGAGATGCTAAACACACTTCTTCAACTAAAACAATAA
- the thyX gene encoding FAD-dependent thymidylate synthase, which yields MQVTLLNHTPLNICSHAIRTCWQSFEKGDNGGEKDVELIDRVGNKFKHASTLEHLYYNFYIQGISRALLQELARHRIASLSVKSTRYTLKELKKEEKFEVGQFERAAKFIVLTNDEMVDNASIKALENLREILASTTKSLDIVKYCLPECYKTELTWSINARSLQNFISLRSSKSALWEIRNLANAIYDALPNEHKFIFEKCLPEDEQN from the coding sequence ATGCAAGTAACACTTCTAAATCACACTCCACTAAATATCTGCTCTCACGCGATCCGCACATGCTGGCAAAGCTTTGAAAAAGGCGACAACGGCGGCGAAAAAGATGTCGAGCTGATAGACAGGGTGGGTAATAAATTTAAACACGCTTCAACGCTAGAGCACCTTTACTACAATTTCTACATCCAAGGCATCTCGCGCGCACTACTTCAGGAGCTAGCCCGCCACCGCATAGCAAGCCTAAGCGTCAAATCAACCCGCTACACGCTAAAAGAGCTAAAAAAGGAGGAGAAATTTGAAGTAGGGCAGTTTGAGCGTGCGGCTAAATTTATCGTGCTAACAAATGACGAAATGGTCGATAACGCGAGCATAAAAGCGCTTGAAAATTTACGTGAAATTTTAGCTTCAACTACAAAAAGCCTTGATATAGTTAAATACTGCTTGCCAGAGTGCTATAAAACCGAGCTTACATGGAGCATAAACGCTAGAAGCTTGCAAAATTTCATCTCTCTAAGAAGCTCAAAATCAGCCCTTTGGGAGATAAGAAATTTAGCAAATGCTATCTACGACGCCTTGCCAAATGAGCATAAATTTATCTTTGAGAAGTGCTTACCAGAGGATGAGCAAAACTAA
- a CDS encoding DNA adenine methylase: MKPARQENQAYLKEQILTYLGNKRSLLGFIERGVKYAKDELKKEKLSCCDLFSGSGVVARFLKQNSEFLVANDLELYSFITNSCYLQNATNELRDEINFWQKKLEKEIEKSLSEGFITRLYAPQDDENIAFGERVFYTKKNAKFIDTARRLIGEMLPEEMRKFFIAPLLYNASVHANTSGIFKGFHKNKEGVGQFGGHGQNAISRITSDINLTKPIFSNFSVPFEVYQKDANLLAKELDGLDLVYLDPPYNQHPYGSNYFMLNLIASYEEPSKISKVSGISKDWNRSVFNKKSSASEAFFELIANLKAKFVLISFNSEGFINQDEFDKNLNKMGKVHLLRQKYNAYRGSRNLKARNIHVDELLYVLKK, translated from the coding sequence TTGAAACCAGCTAGACAAGAAAATCAAGCCTATCTAAAAGAGCAAATTTTAACCTATCTTGGTAACAAACGCTCTCTTTTAGGCTTTATCGAGCGAGGCGTAAAATACGCAAAAGACGAGCTAAAAAAAGAGAAGCTTAGCTGCTGCGACCTCTTTAGCGGAAGCGGCGTGGTGGCTAGGTTTTTAAAACAAAATAGCGAATTTCTAGTCGCAAACGACTTGGAGCTTTACAGCTTCATCACAAACTCATGCTATCTGCAAAACGCCACAAATGAGCTAAGAGATGAGATAAATTTCTGGCAAAAAAAGCTTGAAAAAGAGATAGAAAAGAGCCTTTCTGAGGGCTTTATAACAAGGCTTTATGCCCCGCAAGATGATGAAAATATAGCTTTTGGTGAGCGGGTTTTTTACACGAAAAAAAATGCCAAATTCATTGACACCGCAAGAAGGCTCATAGGTGAGATGTTGCCAGAGGAGATGAGAAAATTTTTCATAGCTCCACTACTTTATAACGCAAGCGTGCATGCAAATACGAGTGGAATTTTTAAAGGTTTTCATAAAAATAAAGAGGGAGTTGGCCAGTTTGGCGGACATGGGCAAAATGCCATCTCAAGGATCACTTCTGATATAAATTTGACTAAGCCTATTTTCTCAAATTTCAGCGTGCCATTTGAGGTCTATCAAAAGGACGCAAATTTGTTGGCAAAAGAGCTTGATGGGCTTGATCTAGTCTATCTTGATCCGCCTTATAATCAGCATCCATACGGCTCAAACTACTTCATGCTAAATCTCATCGCAAGCTACGAAGAGCCAAGTAAAATTTCAAAAGTCTCAGGCATCTCAAAGGACTGGAACAGATCAGTTTTTAATAAAAAATCATCAGCGAGCGAGGCATTTTTCGAGCTCATAGCAAATTTAAAGGCGAAATTTGTGCTCATCTCGTTTAACTCAGAGGGCTTTATAAACCAAGATGAATTTGACAAAAATCTAAATAAAATGGGCAAAGTTCATCTGCTTCGCCAAAAGTATAACGCCTACCGCGGCAGCAGAAATTTAAAAGCTAGAAACATCCACGTAGACGAACTTCTTTACGTTTTGAAAAAGTAA
- the luxS gene encoding S-ribosylhomocysteine lyase has translation MPLLDSFCVDHVKMKAPGVRLAKSMKTPKGDDISVFDLRFCKPNEEILPEKGTHTLEHLFAGFMRNHLNGNGVEIIDISPMGCRTGFYMSVIGTPSEEAVKKAWLASMKDILEVKDQDKIPELNKFQCGTYKMHSLDEAHAIASKILAQGLVIINNDEIKLDVDAMGLKKH, from the coding sequence ATGCCACTACTTGATAGTTTTTGCGTAGATCATGTGAAGATGAAAGCCCCAGGAGTAAGACTAGCAAAGAGTATGAAGACCCCAAAAGGCGATGATATCAGCGTTTTTGACTTGAGATTTTGCAAGCCAAATGAAGAAATTTTGCCAGAAAAGGGCACTCACACTTTAGAACATCTTTTTGCTGGCTTTATGAGAAACCACCTAAATGGCAACGGCGTGGAGATCATAGACATCTCGCCGATGGGTTGCAGGACTGGCTTTTATATGAGTGTGATCGGCACACCTAGCGAAGAGGCTGTAAAAAAGGCATGGCTTGCTTCGATGAAAGATATCTTAGAGGTCAAAGATCAAGATAAGATCCCAGAGCTAAATAAATTTCAATGTGGCACTTACAAGATGCACTCACTTGATGAAGCGCACGCCATAGCAAGCAAAATTTTAGCACAAGGCCTAGTCATCATAAACAACGACGAGATCAAGCTTGACGTTGATGCTATGGGACTAAAAAAGCACTGA